The following coding sequences lie in one Aspergillus luchuensis IFO 4308 DNA, chromosome 8, nearly complete sequence genomic window:
- a CDS encoding uncharacterized protein (COG:M;~EggNog:ENOG410Q4IV;~InterPro:IPR002110,IPR027417,IPR007111,IPR036770, IPR020683;~PFAM:PF05729,PF12796,PF00023,PF13606;~TransMembrane:1 (o540-558i);~go_function: GO:0005515 - protein binding [Evidence IEA]), which produces MTLVEVEGPNSGSQAGTNDGSIQYTFEQRSTSRDERVTRYIKLLNTCPYEDRKNRNDRRVPGTCEWFTTHPRFTNWQQCSSHDLAGLLWVSADPGCGKSVLTRYLVDEVLVGNEQQTVCYFFFKDDFPDQRSAVSALSAILHQIFLAQPQLLSDEDVNRVHNRGESFLQSFHTLWDILMSVTAQATAGEIICILDALDECRDRDDLIEAINMFYQGHYKDRKLKFLMTSRPYPHIEHRFRELKTELPIIHLSGNGEEEVQQVSREIGLVISKRVRDIGKQRSLDDDECNLLEQELAAVENRTYLWVSLTLDALDNMPDFTKGKIRQAVQHLPATVDSAYERILDRSSDKEKAKILLHMITAAVRPFSLEELSLAWAIHSNPDDTTLSSIRDDMEPKERFRKILRDLCGRIVVVLDEKICLLHQTAKEFLFQSNTSTVNNCTSRVTGWKGALKPEESNETLAHICISWLPRISAAQGNIERGDFDEYSSCHWVTHYHQAHVQDGSILIMRAQSVCDPSSDVYPAWCKLYKSEGNYLPGGDSSLLIASFLGLTGVVKILIASDSQNSDRRPPLSWAKSTMKHLLRTKRVKINSKDPVEGLTPLSWAAKNGHEEVVKLLLESKKTDINSRIQYMAELRFSGQPRTAMRQ; this is translated from the exons ATGACATTGGTTGAAGTCGAGGGTCCAAACTCTGGCTCCCAGGCTGGGACCAATGATGGTAGCATTCAATATACCTTTG AGCAGCGTTCAACCTCTCGAGACGAGAGAGTCACAAGGTATATCAAGTTGCTCAACACCTGTCCTTACGAGGACCGGAAAAACAGAAATGATAGACGAGTTCCCGGAACCTGTGAATGGTTCACAACGCATCCGAGATTCACCAATTGGCAACAGTGTTCAAGTCATGATCTCGCCGGTCTACTATGGGTCTCAGCAGATCCAGGGTGTGGCAAGTCGGTTTTGACAAGGTACCTGGTGGATGAGGTCCTTGTTGGCAATGAGCAGCAGACCGTGTGCTATTTCTTCTTTAAAGATGACTTCCCGGATCAAAGAAGTGCAGTTAGTGCACTGTCGGCTATCTTACACCAAATATTTCTTGCACAGCCCCAGCTTCTATCAGATGAAGACGTAAATAGAGTGCATAATCGTGGAGAAAGTTTTCTCCAGTCGTTCCACACATTATGGGATATACTCATGTCTGTCACTGCTCAGGCAACGGCGGGAGAAATTATTTGCATCCTGGATGCATTGGATGAGTGCCGAGATCGGGATGATCTGATCGAAGCTATCAACATGTTCTACCAAGGACACTACAAGGACCGGAAGTTGAAATTCTTGATGACAAGCAGACCGTATCCTCACATAGAGCATCGATTTCGGGAACTGAAAACCGAACTACCGATAATTCACCTAAGTGGTAatggcgaggaagaagtccagcaAGTTTCCCGTGAAATAGGCCTTGTTATCAGCAAAAGAGTGCGCGACATTGGTAAACAGAGATCATtagacgatgatgaatgcAATCTTCTGGAACAAGAGCTGGCTGCGGTTGAGAATCGAACATACTTATGGGTCAGTCTCACCTTGGACGCACTCGATAATATGCCGGATTTCACAAAGGGAAAGATCCGACAGGCGGTACAGCATCTTCCTGCAACTGTTGACAGTGCCTACGAAAGAATCCTGGATCGGAGTTCTGATAAGGAGAAAGCCAAAATTCTTCTGCATATGATTACAGCTGCTGTACGCCCTTTCTCCTTGGAAGAGCTATCTCTTGCCTGGGCAATACACAGCAATCCGGATGACACGACTCTCAGTTCTATACGTGATGACATGGAACCAAAGGAGAGATTCAGAAAGATCTTGAGAGATCTGTGTGGACGTATCGTAGTTGTTCTAGATGAGAAGATTTGTCTTCTGCATCAAACTGCGAAGGAATTTTTGTTCCAGAGCAACACATCCACTGTGAATAATTGCACCTCCCGGGTCACAGGATGGAAAGGTGCACTCAAACCAGAGGAATCGAATGAAACTCTTGCGCACATATGCATCTCATGGCTACCAAGGATAAGTGCTGCTCAAGGGAATATTGAGCGAGGGGACTTCGATGAGTATTCCTCATGCCATTGGGTTACCCACTACCACCAAGCACATGTACAAGATGGAAGCATACTGATCATGCGCGCGCAGTCAGTCTGTGACCCAAGCTCTGATGTGTATCCAGCATGGTGCAAGCTCTATAAATCGGAGGGAAACTATCTTCCTGGGGGCGATTCAAGCCTGCTCATCGCATCATTCTTAGGCCTAACTGGTGTGGTGAAGATTCTAATTGCATCAGACTCTCAGAATTCAGATCGCCGGCCCCCCCTGTCCTGGGCAAAGTCAACGATGAAGCATCTGCTTAGAACAAAAAGGGTGAAAATAAACTCCAAGGATCCAGTGGAAGGCCTGACCCCGCTGTCCTGGGCAGCCAAGAATGGCCATGAGGAAGTAGTGAAGCTTCTGCTTGAGTCAAAGAAGACGGACATAAATTCAAGGATTCAATATATGGCCGAACTGCGCTTTTCTGGGCAGCCAAGGACGGCCATGAGACAATAA
- a CDS encoding Zn(II)2Cys6 transcription factor (COG:K;~EggNog:ENOG410Q1FS;~InterPro:IPR036864,IPR007219,IPR001138;~PFAM:PF00172,PF04082;~go_function: GO:0000981 - DNA-binding transcription factor activity, RNA polymerase II-specific [Evidence IEA];~go_function: GO:0003677 - DNA binding [Evidence IEA];~go_function: GO:0008270 - zinc ion binding [Evidence IEA];~go_process: GO:0006351 - transcription, DNA-templated [Evidence IEA];~go_process: GO:0006355 - regulation of transcription, DNA-templated [Evidence IEA]), whose protein sequence is MTEFGSQQHRQLAPGPSPTKSDRYPPGDSPPGDSFRTASDVSKKRVSMACLACKKSKRKCSGTAPCDNCRAFNRQCIFDETLDQRRRVAAKRTADELSYHRDMLNDLLKVMRAEDQSHALKLLEFIRKDATAEEIRTYIDDTLGRIEVCSKVSDAAGRQLQQVRRVIDVEGAGPSFRPKVMDIHYLCNEVPHRVPAEPWTTVTGDADLVSHLVSLYFTWDYPFHAFLDRDVFLKHMRKGNTNSEFCSPFLVNALLTNACHFSDYSEAYVEPGDIMTKGADFLAEAERLREEGPMKLSLANLQGTLLLHERYAISGEDDLGYRMLHQAIWTGESLGLIGPRKFSLNPGQISDDMDISIKRTAWGLFHIDTVVHADFLRPSLIDKVNLERPNRYSAEDSSLWYPYPSHRSARPSYLSHYFNESCNLCEIARDVSQRLFGIDANAASAEYLRQMQETLYERLRGWYSKLPDIFDPYHRPPPYIILLRMRYHTLVINIFTFRTERTRNTPDSEAPKTPESPPGLSPLPKYNTVGIVQSAARAIAALTVLHRREYGISRAHHFAMYAINLALFTLLESGTFDVLDSDFLALASSFSNIASRSPLGRSLLHIFRQAVHAKGQGRRLRESDAVSDDLKAMFDEESTSASRWDEYAAGLQKLEMDERYRGVWDGEFSLSDMLDRYESLSLGKDEIAPERLRC, encoded by the exons ATGACTGAATTCGGCAGTCAACAACACCGTCAGCTGGCGCCGGGTCCGTCGCCCACCAAGTCGGACAGGTATCCACCGGGTGATAGCCCCCCTGGGGATAGCTTTCGGACCGCTTCGGATGTGTCGAAAAAACGCGTGTCTATGGCTTGCTTGGCTTGTAAAAAGTCCAAACGCAAG TGCTCTGGAACAGCACCATGTGACAACTGTCGTGCGTTCAACCGACAGTGCATATTTGATGAGACGCTTGACCAGCGTCGAAGAGTAGCAGCAAAGCGTACGGCTGATGAGCTGAGCTATCACCGAGATATGCTGAACGATCTCCTGAAGGTGATGCGTGCAGAAGATCAGTCACATGCCCTGAAACTACTGGAATTCATCCGGAAGGATGCCACGGCCGAGGAGATTCGTACGTATATCGACGATACTCTCGGCCGGATTGAAGTATGCAGCAAGGTGAGTGATGCGGCGGGAAGGCAGCTACAGCAGGTTAGACGGGTGATCGATGTCGAAGGAGCTGGGCCGTCGTTTCGTCCCAAGGTTATGGATATCCATTACTTATGCAACGAAGTCCCTCACAGGGTCCCCGCAGAGCCCTGGACCACCGTAACCGGCGATGCTGATCTCGTCTCTCATCTCGTGTCTCTCTACTTCACCTGGGACTATCCCTTTCATGCCTTTCTCGACCGCGACGTCTTCCTCAAGCATATGCGGAAGGGTAACACCAATTCGGAGTTTTGCAGTCCATTCCTTGTGAACGCTCTGCTCACCAACGCTTGC CACTTTTCAGATTACTCGGAAGCCTATGTCGAACCCGGGGATATCATGACCAAAGGGGCCGATTTCCTCGCGGAAGCGGAGCGtttgagagaggaagggcCTATGAAGCTGAGTCTGGCTAATTTGCAAGGCACGCTGTTGCTGCATGAGAGGTATGCAATATCGGGCGAAGACGATCTTGGCTATCGTATGCTCCATCAAGCCATCTGGACGGGCGAATCTCTGGGTCTCATCGGACCAAGGAAATTTAGCTTGAATCCGGGTCAGATCTCTGATGATATGGACATTTCGATCAAGCGGACGGCTTGGGGCTTGTTTCATATTGACAC TGTTGTGCATGCCGATTTTCTGCGGCCCAGCCTTATTGACAAGGTCAACCTCGAACGGCCCAATCGGTATAGCGCCGAAGACTCGAGCTTGTGGTACCCTTACCCCTCTCATCGATCTGCTCGGCCGTCCTACTTGAGCCACTACTTTAACGAATCATGCAACCTGTGTGAAATTGCACGAGACGTATCACAGCGGCTCTTTGGAATCGACGCCAACGCTGCTTCTGCCGAGTACCTACGTCAGATGCAGGAAACCCTGTATGAAAGGCTGCGTGGCTGGTATAGTAAGCTGCCGGATATCTTCGATCCGTATCATAGGCCACCACCGTACATCATATTGCTGAG AATGCGCTACCATACGTTGGTGATCAACATCTTCACCTTCAGGACTGAGCGAACCAGGAATACTCCCGACTCCGAGGCACCAAAAACACCCGAGAGCCCACCGGGACTAAGCCCCCTGCCCAAATACAATACCGTAGGCATCGTACAATCTGCAGCGCGCGCAATAGCTGCCCTGACGGTTCTCCACCGACGAGAATATGGCATCAGTCGTGCTCATCATTTTGCCATGTATGCAATCAACCTGGCACTCTTCACGTTGCTGGAGTCTGGGACCTTCGATGTCTTAGACTCTGACTTTCTTGCGCTTGCCAGCTCTTTCTCCAATATTGCCAGTCGGTCGCCGTTGGGACGGTCTctcctccacatcttccGGCAGGCTGTTCATGCCAAAGGGCAAGGCAGGCGGCTGCGAGAGTCGGATGCGGTCTCGGATGATCTCAAGGCGATGTTTGACGAAGAATCTACGTCGGCATCCCGGTGGGATGAGTATGCCGCAGGATTACAAAAGCTGGAGATGGACGAACGCTACCGCGGAGTCTGGGATGGGGAGTTCAGTCTTTCCGACATGCTCGATCGATATGAGAGTCTGAGCTTGGGCAAAGATGAAATTGCGCCTGAGCGGCTGCGCTGTTGA
- a CDS encoding uncharacterized protein (COG:K;~EggNog:ENOG410Q2SA;~InterPro:IPR036864,IPR007219,IPR001138;~PFAM:PF00172,PF04082;~go_function: GO:0000981 - DNA-binding transcription factor activity, RNA polymerase II-specific [Evidence IEA];~go_function: GO:0003677 - DNA binding [Evidence IEA];~go_function: GO:0008270 - zinc ion binding [Evidence IEA];~go_process: GO:0006351 - transcription, DNA-templated [Evidence IEA];~go_process: GO:0006355 - regulation of transcription, DNA-templated [Evidence IEA]): MEDAPGSYPFGVANADDTPLQIDPENPAVRGINEWPWGSMSPGLPPAAFRPYSLPQFMDRPGPYPYQSSSSSSREVSGSAAKVAIPRTTSSSSQSQRRRSARACEPCRQRKIKCDGNKPVCRQCIDHNVSCFFVDVKRVRDQKQLGILGKKVEQYEHLLQDLEKEVDENVARRIRKVLRGADITSPPDDDGDSDSGTSSIGSLEALDLVEEDLNRSEKTVATGFYGKNSEVAWMQRLEDESENRNRKKEDSVDMEDGVGGGHATSSQQKQETAMAAMSYYLDDIGVPLLDSVDPYALPPKDIANRFFTAFMDSVHPSFNVVRKTAFVSQYRQFFSQPAQPPQRWLAILNMIFAIGCRYTKATSGRTDGRNYDDLVYLNRARKLTLSEKVIFEHADLQQIQVEFLVALYFVSMCQINRAFKFSSMAFRSAVSLGINLRFVDDRTQYPAKEARIRLWWSIFLLEHLLTAITGRVSCVGENLSATPLPLPYEEEAFGRPDVLPLLQDSSLRMTRLKLTLLQSEEESRADVSWLPSCEPSPSLYFHCIVDLATITQSIINKVYSIQGLRERSSQVEQRIRRFSSILDMWLSKVPEAYRFTSGSGDQLDLPKERSAPWMRERISLAMSYYSARITLCRPCLTHTGLGSGVASPDPAVPPSARAGSRRNSRSRVHFNTSMALTCVRSAWSLLCCLPPKPDIAWLTTMTPWWCIMHYIMQATTAILLHLSSLPSRSDDDPMHQLAADVEATARETKKSLRWLHHMAYKYPAARRAFRQCKSIVRRIAPSLGIDISDVPCGKDLPTEDDAYHLRDIDETPNSHDTAMEFEQHN, encoded by the exons ATGGAAGACGCGCCTGGATCATATCCCTTTGGCGTCGCTAACGCCGACGATACCCCCCTCCAAATTGATCCCGAGAATCCTGCCGTGAGGGGCATCAACGAGTGGCCATGGGGTTCGATGAGCCCCGGGTTACCCCCTGCGGCCTTTCGCCCCTATTCTCTGCCCCAGTTCATGGACCGACCGGGCCCCTACCCCTATcaatcgtcatcgtcatcatcccgTGAAGTCTCGGGCTCCGCTGCCAAAGTCGCTATTCCCCGCACGACCAGTTCAAGTAGCCAGTCGCAACGCCGGCGGTCGGCGAGAGCCTGCGAGCCATGTCGACAGCGGAAGATTAAGTGTGATGGGAACAAGCCAGTGTGTCGACAGTGCATCGATCACAATgtcagctgcttcttcgtgGATGTCAAGCGGGTCCGTGATCAGAAACAGCTCGGGATTTTGGGCAAGAAGGTGGAACAATATgagcatctgctgcaggatctggagaaggaagtcgaTGAGAATGTGGCCAGACGCATTCGTAAAGTTCTTAGG GGCGCCGATATAACATCTCCCCCCGACGATGACGGCGACTCCGACTCTGGGACCTCGTCCATCGGTTCGCTAGAGGCACTCGACTTAGTTGAAGAAGACTTGAACCGCAGCGAGAAAACGGTGGCTACGGGCTTCTATGGGAAGAATTCTGAAGTCGCTTGGATGCAGAGGCTCGAGGATGAATCTGAAAATCGAAACCGGAAAAAGGAGGATTCGGTCGATATGGAGGACGGGGTGGGAGGTGGGCACGCAACGTCATCGCAGCAAAAGCAGGAGACAGCGATGGCAGCAATGAGTTATTACTTGGATGATATCGGAGTCCCTTTACTCGATTCAGTTGATCCATACGCATTGCCCCCGAAGGACATAGCTAATCGGTTTTTCACTGCATTTATGGACTCGGTCCATCCGTCATTCAACGTCGTCCGGAAGACGGCCTTTGTGTCCCAGTATCGACAGTTCTTCAGCCAGCCGGCCCAGCCTCCGCAGCGTTGGTTGGCCATTCTGAACATGATATTCGCCATTGGATGTCGGTATACCAAAGCGACGAGTGGCCGAACAGACGGCCGAAATTATGATGATCTGGTGTATTTGAACCGGGCACGCAAACTGACTCTCAGCGAGAAGGTCATCTTTGAGCATGCGGATCTTCAGCAAATCCAGGTCGAATTTTTGGTGGCCCTGTATTTCGTCAGCATGTGTCAAATAAATAG GGCATTCAAGTTCTCCAGTATGGCCTTCCGATCTGCTGTATCCCTCGGAATCAACTTGCGCTTCGTCGACGATCGCACACAGTATCCCGCCAAAGAGGCTCGCATTCGACTGTGGTGGTCGATATTTCTCCTGGAGCATCTCCTCACTGCCATCACCGGACGGGTCTCTTGCGTGGGCGAAAACCTGAGCGCCACGCCACTGCCGCTTCCGTACGAAGAGGAGGCGTTCGGTAGACCAGAcgtccttcctcttctccaagacTCCTCCCTGCGCATGACTCGTTTGAAGCTGACTCTGCTGCAGTCGGAAGAGGAATCACGCGCCGATGTAAGCTGGCTTCCGTCCTGCGAGCCCAGCCCATCGCTATACTTCCACTGCATTGTGGATCTagccaccatcacccagtccatcatcaacaaggtATACAGTATCCAAGGCCTCCGAGAGCGCTCCAGCCAGGTAGAGCAGCGAATCCGCAGATTCAGCAGCATTCTAGACATGTGGCTCAGCAAGGTTCCCGAAGCCTATCGTTTTACCTCCGGGAGCGGCGACCAGCTGGACCTACCCAAGGAGCGTAGTGCTCCGTGGATGCGAGAACGCATCTCCCTAGCCATGAGCTACTACAGTGCCCGTATCACCCTTTGTCGTCCGTGCCTCACACATACTGGACTCGGGTCGGGCGTCGCATCCCCGGACCCAGCAGTTCCGCCATCTGCGCGGGCAGGTTCGCGTCGCAACTCCCGCAGTCGCGTGCACTTCAACACTTCCATGGCATTGACATGTGTCCGCTCAGCTTGGTCCCTTCTCTGCTGTCTCCCCCCAAAACCGGACATCGCTTGGCTGACTACTATGACCCCTTGGTGGTGCATTATGCATTACATCATGcaagcaacaacagccatccttcttcacctaTCCAGCCTCCCCTCCAGATCTGACGACGACCCCATGCACCAACTCGCCGCCGATGTCGAAGCCACAGCCCGAGAGACCAAGAAATCTCTGCGCTGGCTTCATCACATGGCCTACAAGTACCCCGCCGCCCGACGTGCCTTCCGCCAATGCAAGAGTATTGTACGACGGATTGCCCCAAGCTTAGGCATTGATATCAGCGACGTTCCCTGCGGCAAAGACCTCCCTACCGAGGACGATGCGTATCATTTACGAGATATTGACGAAACCCCGAATTCCCACGATACAGCCATGGAGTTTGAACAGCATAATTGA
- a CDS encoding uncharacterized protein (COG:S;~EggNog:ENOG410Q1RY;~InterPro:IPR017956,IPR000116;~go_component: GO:0000785 - chromatin [Evidence IEA];~go_component: GO:0005634 - nucleus [Evidence IEA];~go_function: GO:0003677 - DNA binding [Evidence IEA];~go_process: GO:0006355 - regulation of transcription, DNA-templated [Evidence IEA]): MMGYNGHSFHQQRPPQQNAHPQHQQQHHLQSPSMTAAAAAHPHHAPGMASNGALFRGQSQVELAAQSPDLRKMTPSSTGPVVGLPTGGHYSPFSGHYPPQGSSDLLSRNADSVGQLKDPYLSLQSLQRNMNPMANFRTHPTMNAQAAMSPHAHAMGLASPQQSFDRLQQQHLQHRQTPHTHPTTQTSAAASPMLTTAQPQHAFPQSAYQQTQQASPYQHTQQQSPYQQAQASPYQAQQAQYPQAQYPQAQHQASPYQAQAQQSPYQQHAHQTYQQQQAQQAQQQAQQQAQQKAQQAQQQAQQQAQQKAQQAQQQAQQQAQQQAQQQAQQQAAQQTQQPAHTQAQQQQAQQTYQQQQSRFQQQQAQRSPYQPQPQQLQFHHAYQRQYQQPQAQTQVQAQQPQPQSQQQQHPILQQHPQQQHHHALHQSQAQQHPSLLQQHQVQQQQPSPAQAKAQLQQQYQPHTSASASMSGPELLAPAQEKPESTGTKQRKKQSKPSASPAMPATQATQVNGQAQAGYPAPTPVSAAGPTPAPAPVSGVGSGPTFTPAGISSAVQGPATAGAAPTAGAAPTNTATPTPKKRGRPRKPVVPGEEKKPRPKKPKKAQTVTTTAPDGTTMVVPAPTTNADGTPAVAAPAPAPAPPPQPIIGPDGNPIPQKRRRGRPRKSEQGNVPPKPRPPKKPSSKPGTGRPRGRPRKADVEARKAAEAAAAAAAAGGQPQADQNQAGAQSQALQQPQHSQVQPQSSVQSQAQNQPQPKPQPAQPSQPYQSFHQFQVTPQQPQQMHGQMAGQSKTQSHTNQMHTSSQAQFQALQHQFQAQPQPHTNTQANQQQQAQPQSQSRSGQAAQQAQAQAQQPRQMQAQNQAHTPVQPQPRQIQTQAQPQPQARSVQAQPQPQAQAQPRQMHPQPQTQAQQQPQPQPRQMPIPAQPHAAMHHQLQPHQLHAQAQGHPHPHHPQAHPHPHAQFQLHPHLHPHAQPQHPEPMTLNPPQKRGAPVDDDPRKRAFMMPQQM; this comes from the exons ATGATGGGCTATAATGGGCATTCGTTTCATCAACAACGCCCGCCCCAGCAAAATGCTCATCCGCagcaccaacagcagcaccatCTGCAGTCCCCGTCCATGACTGCcgcggctgctgctcatccccatcatgctCCCGGCATGGCCAGTAATGGCGCCCTGTTTCGGGGTCAATCGCAGGTGGAATTGGCGGCGCAGTCCCCAGATCTCCGCAAAATGACCCCATCCTCCACGGGCCCTGTAGTCGGCCTCCCCACGGGCGGCCATTATAGTCCGTTCTCCGGACATTACCCGCCACAGGGCTCGTCCGATCTGCTGTCTCGCAATGCCGACTCCGTTGGCCAGCTGAAAGATCCCTATCTATCCTTGCAAAGCCTGCAACGGAATATGAACCCCATGGCCAATTTCCGTACTCATCCCACGATGAATGCGCAGGCTGCCATGTCCCCGCATGCGCATGCGATGGGTCTTGCTTCTCCCCAGCAGTCTTTCGACCGActgcaacagcaacatcTTCAGCATCGACAGACGCCGCACACGCATCCCACGACGCAAACCTCTGCTGCGGCGTCGCCGATGCTGACCACCGCCCAGCCTCAGCATGCCTTCCCTCAGTCCGCGTATCAACAGACACAACAAGCGTCGCCGTACCAGCATACGCAGCAGCAATCCCCTTACCAGCAAGCTCAAGCATCGCCGTATCAAGCGCAGCAGGCCCAGTATCCGCAGGCCCAATATCCGCAGGCCCAGCATCAGGCTTCTCCCTATCAGGCCCAGGCTCAGCAGTCTCCTTACCAGCAACATGCCCATCAGACgtatcagcagcagcaggcccaGCAAGCTCAGCAGCAGGCCCAGCAACAAGCTCAGCAGAAAGCACAGCAGGCTCAACAACAAGCCCAGCAACAGGCCCAGCAGAAAGCTCAGCAagcccagcagcaggctcAGCAACAG GCGCAACAGCAGGCGCAACAGCAGgctcagcagcaagcagcacagCAGACCCAACAACCCGCTCATACTCaggcccagcagcagcaagcccaGCAAACataccagcaacaacagtcaaggttccagcagcagcaggctcaACGGTCGCCATACCAGCCTCAACCACAGCAGCTTCAGTTCCATCATGCATATCAGCGCCAATATCAACAGCCACAAGCGCAAACACAGGTACAAGCTCaacagccgcagccgcagtcgcagcaacaacagcaccccattctgcagcaacatccccagcaacagcaccatcATGCCTTGCACCAGTCCCAAGCACAGCAGCATCCTTCTCTGTTGCAACAACATCAAgtacagcagcagcaaccatcGCCTGCACAGGCAAAGGCACAACTTCAGCAGCAGTATCAACCACATACTTCTGCGTCCGCTAGCATGTCTGGACCTGAGCTCCTTGCTCCAGCACAGGAGAAGCCTGAGAGTACTGGAACCAAGCAACGCAAGAAGCAGTCTAAGCCTTCTGCGTCCCCGGCTATGCCCGCTACACAGGCTACACAGGTCAATGGGCAAGCTCAAGCTGGATATCCGGCTCCTACTCCGGTCTCTGCTGCGGGCCCTACTCCCGCTCCCGCTCCAGTATCTGGTGTTGGTTCAGGCCCCACTTTCACTCCTGCTGGTATATCTAGTGCAGTCCAGGGACCTGCTACCGCAGGGGCTGCTCCTACAGCTGGCGCTGCGCCAACAAATACTGCCACGCCAACGCCGAAAAAGAGAGGTCGTCCAAGGAAGCCCGTTGTGCCAggcgaagaaaagaaacccaGGCCGAAAAAGCCAAAGAAGGCCCAGACGGTgacaacaacagcacccGATGGCACAACGATGGTGGTTCCAGCCCCCACAACTAATGCTGATGGTACACCTGCAGTTGCAGCTCCCGCTCCTGCGcccgcaccaccaccgcaaccgATTATCGGTCCGGACGGGAATCCTATTCCCCAAAAGCGTCGTCGCGGGCGGCCTCGCAAGTCAGAACAAGGCAATGTGCCTCCCAAGCCTAGACCGCCAAAGAAGCCTTCGTCCAAGCCGGGCACTGGTCGGCCCCGTGGACGGCCACGGAAGGCTGATGTTGAAGCGCGAAAGGCTGCTGAAGCGgcggccgccgccgctgctgcaggTGGACAGCCTCAGGCTGATCAAAATCAAGCTGGAGCCCAGAGCCAGGCGCtacagcagccacagcactCACAGGTCCAACCCCAGTCTTCGGTACAATCACAGGCGCAAAATCAGCCCCAGCCCAAGCCGCAACCGGCACAGCCTTCACAACCATACCAGTCATTCCATCAATTCCAAGTCACTCCGCAGCAGCCTCAACAGATGCACGGCCAAATGGCAGGCCAGTCTAAGACGCAGTCTCACACAAATCAGATGCATACGTCCAGCCAGGCCCAGTTTCAGGCACTCCAACATCAGTTCCAAGcgcaacctcaacctcacacCAATACCCAGGCcaaccagcaacagcaggcGCAACCGCAGTCACAGTCCCGCTCCGGGCAAGCTGCGCAGCAGGCACAGGCACAAGCACAGCAGCCTAGACAAATGCAGGCTCAGAATCAAGCTCACACACCGGTTCAGCCTCAACCACGTCAAATACAAACTCAGGCTCAGCCACAGCCTCAGGCCCGGTCAGTGCAGGCTCAACCCCAGCCCCAGGCTCAAGCGCAACCTCGTCAAATGCATCCTCAACCACAGACACAAGCgcaacagcagccacagccacagcCCCGTCAAATGCCAATCCCGGCCCAACCACATGCAGCAATGCATCACCAACTGCAGCCTCATCAGCTGCACGCCCAAGCGCAGggtcatcctcaccctcatcatcctcaggCTCACCCCCATCCTCACGCCCAATTTCAGCtacatccccatctccatccccacgCACAACCGCAACATCCTGAGCCAATGACTCTGAATCCGCCGCAGAAGCGCGGTGCGCCTGTGGACGACGACCCGCGCAAGCGGGCCTTCATGATGCCCCAGCAGATGTGA